A single genomic interval of Cucumis sativus cultivar 9930 chromosome 5, Cucumber_9930_V3, whole genome shotgun sequence harbors:
- the LOC101218297 gene encoding UDP-glycosyltransferase TURAN isoform X1 — protein MMKKTSRKGKGGRACVVVLGDLGRSPRMQYHALSLARQANLEVDIVAYGGSQPHSALLEHRSIHIHTMTPWPKFLQNLPWIFRPVTLLVKPLVQFLMLLWFLVRICSPAFFIVQNPPSVPTLIAVKWVSVLKRSAFIIDWHNFGHTLLALSLGRNSSFVAVYRWIEKYFGKMADDSFCVTKAMQHELAENWDIKATVFYDQPPEFFHVASLLEKHELFYRLHSNIIQPLGLQDCVSYVGAGMLGHEHQETFSTRLVGKDIFLKQNRPAVVVSSTSWTPDEDFNILLEAAVMYDRRVAALLNEDDSIPDEFVWKEIYDEKQCLFPRLLFIITGKGPDKQEYEDKISKLHLKRVAFRTMWLSAEDYPLLLGSADLGVCLHTSSSGLDLPMKVVDMFGCGLPVCAVSYSCINELVKVGKNGLLFSSSSELADELLMLFRGFPNECNDLHSLKKSTVEMGSRRWSTEWEEHAKPLISQVITQYQD, from the exons atgatgaagaaaacCAGCAGGAAAGGGAAGGGAGGCCGAGCTTGTGTTGTTGTTCTTGGTGATCTTGGTCGAAGTCCTCGTATGCAGTATCATGCTCTTTCTCTTGCCCGCCAG GCAAATTTGGAGGTGGACATTGTTGCTTATGGAG GCTCTCAGCCCCACTCTGCACTTCTAGAGCACAGATCTATTCATATTCATACCATG ACACCGTGGCCAAAATTCCTTCAAAATCTGCCGTGGATATTCCGACCTGTAACACTACTGGTCAAGCCACTTGTTCAGTTTCTTATGCTTCTTTGGTTCCTTGTTAGAATTTGTTCACCTGCCTTCTTCATTGTGCAG AATCCTCCTTCTGTTCCAACGTTAATTGCTGTAAAATGGGTTAGCGTTCTAAAGCGGTCTGCATTTATCATTGATTGGCATAATTTTGGCCATACTTTGCTTGCCCTATCCCTAGGAAGAAACAGCAGTTTTGTTGCTGTATACCGTTG GATTGAAAAGTATTTTGGGAAGATGGCAGATGACTCCTTTTGTGTCACGAAGGCAATGCAACATGAATTGGCTGAAAACTGGGATATAAA AGCCACTGTTTTCTATGATCAACCTCCAGAGTTTTTCCACGTTGCTTCACTTCTGGAAAAACATGAG TTGTTTTATAGGCTACATAGTAATATTATTCAACCTCTTGGTCTTCAAGATTGTGTTAGCTATG TAGGTGCAGGAATGTTAGGTCATGAGCATCAGGAGACTTTTTCAACTCGCCTGGTGGGCAAGGATATTTTTTTGAAGCAAAACAGACCTGCAGTTGTTGTGAGCAGCACAAGCTG GACACCAGATGAAGATTTTAATATCCTTTTAGAAGCTGCAGTCATGTATGATAGGCGTGTTGCTGCCCTCCTAAATGAGGATGATTCAATTCCTGACGAATTTGTCTGGAAAGAAATCTATGATGAAAAGCAATGTTTATTCCCTCGGCTATTATTCATCATTACTG GTAAAGGGCCTGACAAACAAGAGTATGAAGATAAGATCAGTAAATTACACCTTAAGCGTGTGGCATTTCGTACAATGTGGCTGTCTGCAGAGGATTACCCATTACTTCTTG GATCAGCAGATCTTGGTGTTTGTTTGCATACTTCTTCATCAGGCTTAGACCTTCCGATGAAG GTTGTCGATATGTTTGGTTGTGGACTTCCTGTCTGTGCAGTTTCCTACTCTTG CATCAACGAACTTGTGAAAGTAGGGAAAAACGGTCTCCTCTTTTCATCATCGTCAGAACTAGCAGATGAACTATTG ATGCTTTTCAGAGGATTTCCCAATGAATGCAATGATTTGCACTCACTAAAAAAGAGCACAGTAGAAATGGGTTCTCGTAGGTGGTCTACTGAGTGGGAGGAGCATGCTAAACCCTTAATATCTCAG GTTATAACTCAATACCAggattaa
- the LOC101218297 gene encoding UDP-glycosyltransferase TURAN isoform X4 codes for MTPWPKFLQNLPWIFRPVTLLVKPLVQFLMLLWFLVRICSPAFFIVQNPPSVPTLIAVKWVSVLKRSAFIIDWHNFGHTLLALSLGRNSSFVAVYRWIEKYFGKMADDSFCVTKAMQHELAENWDIKATVFYDQPPEFFHVASLLEKHELFYRLHSNIIQPLGLQDCVSYVGAGMLGHEHQETFSTRLVGKDIFLKQNRPAVVVSSTSWTPDEDFNILLEAAVMYDRRVAALLNEDDSIPDEFVWKEIYDEKQCLFPRLLFIITGKGPDKQEYEDKISKLHLKRVAFRTMWLSAEDYPLLLGSADLGVCLHTSSSGLDLPMKVVDMFGCGLPVCAVSYSCINELVKVGKNGLLFSSSSELADELLMLFRGFPNECNDLHSLKKSTVEMGSRRWSTEWEEHAKPLISQVITQYQD; via the exons ATG ACACCGTGGCCAAAATTCCTTCAAAATCTGCCGTGGATATTCCGACCTGTAACACTACTGGTCAAGCCACTTGTTCAGTTTCTTATGCTTCTTTGGTTCCTTGTTAGAATTTGTTCACCTGCCTTCTTCATTGTGCAG AATCCTCCTTCTGTTCCAACGTTAATTGCTGTAAAATGGGTTAGCGTTCTAAAGCGGTCTGCATTTATCATTGATTGGCATAATTTTGGCCATACTTTGCTTGCCCTATCCCTAGGAAGAAACAGCAGTTTTGTTGCTGTATACCGTTG GATTGAAAAGTATTTTGGGAAGATGGCAGATGACTCCTTTTGTGTCACGAAGGCAATGCAACATGAATTGGCTGAAAACTGGGATATAAA AGCCACTGTTTTCTATGATCAACCTCCAGAGTTTTTCCACGTTGCTTCACTTCTGGAAAAACATGAG TTGTTTTATAGGCTACATAGTAATATTATTCAACCTCTTGGTCTTCAAGATTGTGTTAGCTATG TAGGTGCAGGAATGTTAGGTCATGAGCATCAGGAGACTTTTTCAACTCGCCTGGTGGGCAAGGATATTTTTTTGAAGCAAAACAGACCTGCAGTTGTTGTGAGCAGCACAAGCTG GACACCAGATGAAGATTTTAATATCCTTTTAGAAGCTGCAGTCATGTATGATAGGCGTGTTGCTGCCCTCCTAAATGAGGATGATTCAATTCCTGACGAATTTGTCTGGAAAGAAATCTATGATGAAAAGCAATGTTTATTCCCTCGGCTATTATTCATCATTACTG GTAAAGGGCCTGACAAACAAGAGTATGAAGATAAGATCAGTAAATTACACCTTAAGCGTGTGGCATTTCGTACAATGTGGCTGTCTGCAGAGGATTACCCATTACTTCTTG GATCAGCAGATCTTGGTGTTTGTTTGCATACTTCTTCATCAGGCTTAGACCTTCCGATGAAG GTTGTCGATATGTTTGGTTGTGGACTTCCTGTCTGTGCAGTTTCCTACTCTTG CATCAACGAACTTGTGAAAGTAGGGAAAAACGGTCTCCTCTTTTCATCATCGTCAGAACTAGCAGATGAACTATTG ATGCTTTTCAGAGGATTTCCCAATGAATGCAATGATTTGCACTCACTAAAAAAGAGCACAGTAGAAATGGGTTCTCGTAGGTGGTCTACTGAGTGGGAGGAGCATGCTAAACCCTTAATATCTCAG GTTATAACTCAATACCAggattaa
- the LOC101218297 gene encoding UDP-glycosyltransferase TURAN isoform X3 translates to MMKKTSRKGKGGRACVVVLGDLGRSPRMQYHALSLARQANLEVDIVAYGGSQPHSALLEHRSIHIHTMTPWPKFLQNLPWIFRPVTLLVKPLVQFLMLLWFLVRICSPAFFIVQNPPSVPTLIAVKWVSVLKRSAFIIDWHNFGHTLLALSLGRNSSFVAVYRWIEKYFGKMADDSFCVTKAMQHELAENWDIKATVFYDQPPEFFHVASLLEKHELFYRLHSNIIQPLGLQDCVSYGMLGHEHQETFSTRLVGKDIFLKQNRPAVVVSSTSWTPDEDFNILLEAAVMYDRRVAALLNEDDSIPDEFVWKEIYDEKQCLFPRLLFIITGKGPDKQEYEDKISKLHLKRVAFRTMWLSAEDYPLLLGSADLGVCLHTSSSGLDLPMKVVDMFGCGLPVCAVSYSCINELVKVGKNGLLFSSSSELADELLMLFRGFPNECNDLHSLKKSTVEMGSRRWSTEWEEHAKPLISQVITQYQD, encoded by the exons atgatgaagaaaacCAGCAGGAAAGGGAAGGGAGGCCGAGCTTGTGTTGTTGTTCTTGGTGATCTTGGTCGAAGTCCTCGTATGCAGTATCATGCTCTTTCTCTTGCCCGCCAG GCAAATTTGGAGGTGGACATTGTTGCTTATGGAG GCTCTCAGCCCCACTCTGCACTTCTAGAGCACAGATCTATTCATATTCATACCATG ACACCGTGGCCAAAATTCCTTCAAAATCTGCCGTGGATATTCCGACCTGTAACACTACTGGTCAAGCCACTTGTTCAGTTTCTTATGCTTCTTTGGTTCCTTGTTAGAATTTGTTCACCTGCCTTCTTCATTGTGCAG AATCCTCCTTCTGTTCCAACGTTAATTGCTGTAAAATGGGTTAGCGTTCTAAAGCGGTCTGCATTTATCATTGATTGGCATAATTTTGGCCATACTTTGCTTGCCCTATCCCTAGGAAGAAACAGCAGTTTTGTTGCTGTATACCGTTG GATTGAAAAGTATTTTGGGAAGATGGCAGATGACTCCTTTTGTGTCACGAAGGCAATGCAACATGAATTGGCTGAAAACTGGGATATAAA AGCCACTGTTTTCTATGATCAACCTCCAGAGTTTTTCCACGTTGCTTCACTTCTGGAAAAACATGAG TTGTTTTATAGGCTACATAGTAATATTATTCAACCTCTTGGTCTTCAAGATTGTGTTAGCTATG GAATGTTAGGTCATGAGCATCAGGAGACTTTTTCAACTCGCCTGGTGGGCAAGGATATTTTTTTGAAGCAAAACAGACCTGCAGTTGTTGTGAGCAGCACAAGCTG GACACCAGATGAAGATTTTAATATCCTTTTAGAAGCTGCAGTCATGTATGATAGGCGTGTTGCTGCCCTCCTAAATGAGGATGATTCAATTCCTGACGAATTTGTCTGGAAAGAAATCTATGATGAAAAGCAATGTTTATTCCCTCGGCTATTATTCATCATTACTG GTAAAGGGCCTGACAAACAAGAGTATGAAGATAAGATCAGTAAATTACACCTTAAGCGTGTGGCATTTCGTACAATGTGGCTGTCTGCAGAGGATTACCCATTACTTCTTG GATCAGCAGATCTTGGTGTTTGTTTGCATACTTCTTCATCAGGCTTAGACCTTCCGATGAAG GTTGTCGATATGTTTGGTTGTGGACTTCCTGTCTGTGCAGTTTCCTACTCTTG CATCAACGAACTTGTGAAAGTAGGGAAAAACGGTCTCCTCTTTTCATCATCGTCAGAACTAGCAGATGAACTATTG ATGCTTTTCAGAGGATTTCCCAATGAATGCAATGATTTGCACTCACTAAAAAAGAGCACAGTAGAAATGGGTTCTCGTAGGTGGTCTACTGAGTGGGAGGAGCATGCTAAACCCTTAATATCTCAG GTTATAACTCAATACCAggattaa
- the LOC101218297 gene encoding UDP-glycosyltransferase TURAN isoform X2: MMKKTSRKGKGGRACVVVLGDLGRSPRMQYHALSLARQANLEVDIVAYGGSQPHSALLEHRSIHIHTMTPWPKFLQNLPWIFRPVTLLVKPLVQFLMLLWFLVRICSPAFFIVQNPPSVPTLIAVKWVSVLKRSAFIIDWHNFGHTLLALSLGRNSSFVAVYRWIEKYFGKMADDSFCVTKAMQHELAENWDIKATVFYDQPPEFFHVASLLEKHELFYRLHSNIIQPLGLQDCVSYGAGMLGHEHQETFSTRLVGKDIFLKQNRPAVVVSSTSWTPDEDFNILLEAAVMYDRRVAALLNEDDSIPDEFVWKEIYDEKQCLFPRLLFIITGKGPDKQEYEDKISKLHLKRVAFRTMWLSAEDYPLLLGSADLGVCLHTSSSGLDLPMKVVDMFGCGLPVCAVSYSCINELVKVGKNGLLFSSSSELADELLMLFRGFPNECNDLHSLKKSTVEMGSRRWSTEWEEHAKPLISQVITQYQD; this comes from the exons atgatgaagaaaacCAGCAGGAAAGGGAAGGGAGGCCGAGCTTGTGTTGTTGTTCTTGGTGATCTTGGTCGAAGTCCTCGTATGCAGTATCATGCTCTTTCTCTTGCCCGCCAG GCAAATTTGGAGGTGGACATTGTTGCTTATGGAG GCTCTCAGCCCCACTCTGCACTTCTAGAGCACAGATCTATTCATATTCATACCATG ACACCGTGGCCAAAATTCCTTCAAAATCTGCCGTGGATATTCCGACCTGTAACACTACTGGTCAAGCCACTTGTTCAGTTTCTTATGCTTCTTTGGTTCCTTGTTAGAATTTGTTCACCTGCCTTCTTCATTGTGCAG AATCCTCCTTCTGTTCCAACGTTAATTGCTGTAAAATGGGTTAGCGTTCTAAAGCGGTCTGCATTTATCATTGATTGGCATAATTTTGGCCATACTTTGCTTGCCCTATCCCTAGGAAGAAACAGCAGTTTTGTTGCTGTATACCGTTG GATTGAAAAGTATTTTGGGAAGATGGCAGATGACTCCTTTTGTGTCACGAAGGCAATGCAACATGAATTGGCTGAAAACTGGGATATAAA AGCCACTGTTTTCTATGATCAACCTCCAGAGTTTTTCCACGTTGCTTCACTTCTGGAAAAACATGAG TTGTTTTATAGGCTACATAGTAATATTATTCAACCTCTTGGTCTTCAAGATTGTGTTAGCTATG GTGCAGGAATGTTAGGTCATGAGCATCAGGAGACTTTTTCAACTCGCCTGGTGGGCAAGGATATTTTTTTGAAGCAAAACAGACCTGCAGTTGTTGTGAGCAGCACAAGCTG GACACCAGATGAAGATTTTAATATCCTTTTAGAAGCTGCAGTCATGTATGATAGGCGTGTTGCTGCCCTCCTAAATGAGGATGATTCAATTCCTGACGAATTTGTCTGGAAAGAAATCTATGATGAAAAGCAATGTTTATTCCCTCGGCTATTATTCATCATTACTG GTAAAGGGCCTGACAAACAAGAGTATGAAGATAAGATCAGTAAATTACACCTTAAGCGTGTGGCATTTCGTACAATGTGGCTGTCTGCAGAGGATTACCCATTACTTCTTG GATCAGCAGATCTTGGTGTTTGTTTGCATACTTCTTCATCAGGCTTAGACCTTCCGATGAAG GTTGTCGATATGTTTGGTTGTGGACTTCCTGTCTGTGCAGTTTCCTACTCTTG CATCAACGAACTTGTGAAAGTAGGGAAAAACGGTCTCCTCTTTTCATCATCGTCAGAACTAGCAGATGAACTATTG ATGCTTTTCAGAGGATTTCCCAATGAATGCAATGATTTGCACTCACTAAAAAAGAGCACAGTAGAAATGGGTTCTCGTAGGTGGTCTACTGAGTGGGAGGAGCATGCTAAACCCTTAATATCTCAG GTTATAACTCAATACCAggattaa
- the LOC116401622 gene encoding pentatricopeptide repeat-containing protein At5g08305 — protein MNATSFRKIAFLNQTLISLLDGCKSMFELKRIHALLFTLGISQDETIKSKLLLFSALSPARDLDYSYKLILNVPNPTTFNWNTLIRAFSNTKNPNPSITVFIKMLQNGVSPDYLTYPFLVKATSKLLNQELGMAVHVHIVKSGHEIDKFIQNSLIHMYASCRDIASARKVFDEMPRKNLVTWNAMLDGYAKCGDLNMAREVFNLMPEKDVVSWSSLIDGYVKGRVYGEAMALFERMSFDGPMANEVTLVSALCACAHLGALEHGRMMHRYIVENELPLTIVLQTSLVDMYAKCGAIHEALTVFRACSLQEADVLIWNAIIGGLATHGLIKEAMNLFCEMKMVGIVPDEITYLCLLSCCAHGGLVEEAWYFFDCLRKHGMIPKVEHYACMVDALSRAGQVSEAYQFLCQMPVQPTSSMLGALLSGCMKHGKLDIAKVVGRRLVELDPNHDGRYVGLSNIYAADKRWDDAKNIREAMERKGVKKSPGFSFIEVYGVLHRFMAHDKTHGDCEQIFMMLNLIVDQMKPIEDYVHQECCFYDIMNVS, from the coding sequence ATGAATGCAACGTCCTTCCGCAAAATCGCCTTTCTGAATCAAACTCTAATCTCACTTCTCGATGGATGCAAATCAATGTTTGAACTCAAGAGAATCCATGCTCTACTTTTCACTTTAGGCATCTCGCAAGACGAAACAATCAAATCCAAACTTCTCTTATTCTCTGCACTCTCCCCTGCTAGGGATCTTGATTACTCGTATAAGCTGATATTGAATGTTCCCAACCCTACAACCTTCAATTGGAACACTCTCATAAGGGCGTTCTCAAATACCAAAAACCCAAATCCTTCGATCACCGTCTTCATCAAAATGCTGCAAAATGGGGTCTCTCCAGATTATTTGACATACCCTTTTCTGGTGAAGGCGACTTCCAAATTGCTGAATCAGGAGCTTGGGATGGCAGTGCATGTTCATATTGTGAAGTCTGGACATGAGATTGACAAATTCATACAGAATTCATTGATTCACATGTATGCCTCTTGTAGAGATATTGCATCTGCACGCAaggtgtttgatgaaatgccaaGGAAGAATTTGGTGACTTGGAATGCCATGTTGGATGGGTATGCCAAATGTGGGGATTTGAATATGGCTAGGGAGGTGTTTAATTTAATGCCCGAGAAGGATGTTGTGTCATGGAGCTCTTTGATTGATGGGTACGTTAAAGGCAGGGTATATGGGGAGGCCATGGCCCTTTTTGAGCGCATGAGCTTTGATGGACCCATGGCAAATGAGGTGACTTTGGTGAGTGCTTTGTGTGCTTGTGCCCATTTAGGTGCACTTGAACATGGGAGGATGATGCACCGTTATATAGTTGAGAATGAGTTGCCGTTGACAATTGTGCTGCAGACATCTCTAGTGGACATGTATGCCAAATGTGGCGCAATACATGAAGCTTTGACCGTGTTTCGTGCATGTTCACTACAAGAGGCTGATGTTCTAATCTGGAATGCTATAATTGGAGGTTTGGCAACACATGGGTTGATTAAAGAGGCAATGAACTTGTTTTGTGAGATGAAAATGGTTGGGATTGTGCCAGATGAGATCACATACTTGTGCTTGTTAAGTTGTTGTGCTCATGGGGGACTGGTGGAAGAGGCTTGGTATTTCTTTGACTGCCTTCGTAAACATGGTATGATTCCAAAGGTTGAGCATTATGCTTGTATGGTAGATGCCTTATCAAGAGCTGGTCAGGTATCAGAGGCGTACCAATTCTTGTGTCAAATGCCCGTCCAACCAACATCTTCCATGTTAGGCGCGCTCCTTAGTGGCTGCATGAAACATGGCAAGCTGGACATTGCAAAAGTAGTAGGAAGGAGGCTTGTTGAGTTAGATCCAAATCATGATGGTAGATATGTTGGCTTATCCAACATATATGCTGCTGATAAGCGTTGGGATGATGCCAAAAATATTAGAGAAGCTATGGAAAGGAAAGGAGTGAAAAAGTCTCCCGGTTTTAGTTTCATTGAAGTATATGGAGTCCTTCATCGATTCATGGCCCATGATAAAACACATGGCGACTGTGAGCAGATTTTTATGATGCTGAATTTAATTGTAGATCAAATGAAACCCATTGAAGATTACGTACATCAAGAGTGTTGTTTCTATGACATCATGAACGTCTCCTGA